The Gemmatimonadota bacterium DH-78 region CTGCCGAAGGGGCGGCGTGCGGAAGGAGTAGGGCGTGCCCCCGTGCTCGCCCCATCCGAGGTCGTCTCCCCGGGTGGTATCGCGCCCGAGCCCCTCCTGGCGCGCGCCGATCACATGCATCGAGAAGTCGCTGAGGAGGGGCCCGGTGTGGCACGCCGCGCACCCCGCGTCGCCGACGAAGAGTTCGAGCCCGGCCTTCTGTCGGTCGGAGAGGGCGCGGTCGTCCCCCGCGAGCCAGAGATCGAACGGTGCACGGGGGGTGCGCAGCTCCCGCAGATACGCCGCCAGGGCCAGGCGCAGGGTGGCGTGCGTCACGACGTTCTCCGGAGCCTCCCCCGATGCGGCCACCACCTCGGGAAACGCCGTCCGGAAGCGATCGAGGTACCCCGGCACCGCCCGGAGCCGCAGCAGCACGCTGTCGACCGCCACCGGCTTCGCATAGGTGGTGCCCCGCAACTCGTTGTCGGCCGCGATGGGATTGAGCACCTGGTCCTCGAGCCCGAAGGCCGAGCCCGACCAGAACATCGTGCCGTTGGAGGTGGGGGTCGCATTGCCGCGTCCGTAGTGCCCGATGTTGAAGACGGTCGGGCTGTTGCGGGGCATCGGGCGCAGGGGCCAGGGACCCGGCTCGGTGCGTTCCGGCCCCAGCCCCGTGGCGCCCGCCCCGGCGGCGAACTGGCGCCCGTCACCGAAGCCCAGGCGCGGCAGATGACAGGTGGAACAGGCCACGTCCATGGGCCCGGAGAGAATCGGATCGAAGAACAGCAGCCGTCCGAGTTCGGCCCGGGACTCCACGTACGGATTCTCGACCGGGTAGATCGGTGCCTCCGGCAGCGGGGTCAGCCCCGCCGCGAGCACGCGGGCGCGCAGGTCGTCGGCGGGCTCGTCCCCCGGGTCGGTGCTCCCGCTGCAGCCCAGCAGGCCCACCCCCGCGGCAAGGGCCGCGGTGACCGCGACGCGAATCGAGCGGTGCATGTCAGCCCCCGAAGTCGAGATCGACGAACTCGCCGGGACGAACCCGCACCACCTCGGTGGAGGGGCTCAGCGCACAGGGCGGATCGAGCGGAAGCACCGCGTACACGCCCGGCTCGAGGTCGAGGGCGGTGTACATGCCCCCGGCGTCGGTGGCGGTCGTCCGATCCACCTCACCACCCGCGACTCTCACTTCGAGCCCCTCGACCGGCGTGCCCTCGCATCGCACCACCCCCGTGATGCGGGCGGGCACGAGGCCCACCACCGCGAAGACGAGATCGACGGGGTCGGATCCGAGCCGCACCTCGTGCACCTCCGGTTCGAGCACTTCGAAGAGCGGGTCGATTCCCGCCACGGCGGGCGCCACCAGACGCACCTCGTAGTCACCCGACGGCACCTCGGGAAAGCGAAAGCGCCCCTCGGCGTCGCTCAACGCCGCGGCTCGTGCCCCGCTCGAATCGGAGAGCACCAGCACGGCGCCCTCCACGCCCACCGCCGTCTTCTGACGCGCGACCGTGCCCTCGAGCAGCCCGGGTGACAGCGCCGGCGCGGTGCCCGTGACCCGATCCTCGCATCCCACCATCGCCCACGCTCCGAGCAGGAGCAGTGCGCCTCGCCACACACGCCTTCGATCCACGGCTACTCCGGTTGAACGTTCTCCATCAGCGCTCGATCGGCGCCCGCACCAGGTTGCCCCACTCGGTCCACGAGCCGTCGTAGTTGCGCACGTCGTCGAACCCCAGCAGATGGCGGAGCACGAACCAGGTGTGGCTCGATCGCTCCCCGATTCGACAATACGCCACCACCGGGTAGCCCGGCGAGAGGCCGAGCTCCCCCTGGTAGATCGCCTTCAGTTCCTCCGCGGAGCGGAAGGTACCGTCGTCGTTGGCGGCCCGCTTCCAGGGCACGTTGTTCGCACCCGGAATGTGCCCCCCGCGCAGACTGCCCTCCTGCGGGTAGTCGGGCATGTGCAGCAGCTCGCCGGAGAACTCCTGCGGCGAACGCACGTCGACGAGAGCGCCACCGCCCTCCACATGACCCATCACGTCGTCCCGGAACGCGCGGATGGGCTCGTCGCGCCGCTCCACGACGGGGTACTCCGAGCGCGGCCGCTCCGGCACGTCGGTGGTGAGCGGACGGCCCTCGGCCACCCACTTCTTCCGCCCGCCGTCGAGCAGTCGCACGTCGGGGTGGCCGAACAGGGTGAACACCCACAGTGCGTACGCCGCCCACCAGTTGAAGTTGTCGCCGTAGAAGACGACCGTGGTGTCGCGCCCGATCCCCTTCGAGGCCATGAGCTCGGCGAACGCCTCGGCGTCGAGGTAGTCGCGGGTGAGCGGGTCGTTGAGATCCATGTGCCAGTCGATCTTCACCGCGCCCGGAATGTGGCCCGTGTCGTAGAGCAGCACGTCTTCGTCCGACTCCACGATCACGAGGTCGGGAGCGTCCAGCCGTTCGGCGAGCCAGTCGGTGGACACGAGGGACTCCGGGCGGGCGTACTGAGCGAAGGGCTGCGCCATGACGGCTCCGACGAAACGAATGAGCGGGAACGAGTCAGGGGGTACCCGCGCAGCCGACATCCGTTCGCCCGGCCCGACCGGAACCCCCGGGGCGTCCGCAGGTAGCCGACTGCATGCCTCTTCCCGACCCGCTGACGACCGTGGTCCGCCGTTTCCGGACCGCCCCGAAGGACCTCCGCGTTCAGGCGCTCCTGCAATACGCACGCAGGGTGCCGCCGCTTCCCGAGCGCTTCGCCGCCGACCGCTCCGCCCTCGAGCAGGTGCACGAGTGCCAGACGCCCTTCTTCCTGGCCACCGAGGTGGACGACGACGGGCGGGTGCACCTCTTCTTCGACGCGCCTGCCGAGGCGCCCACGGTGCGCGGGTTCGCCGGGATCCTTCGGGAGGGTCTCGAGGGTCAGCACCGCGACGACGTGCTGGCGGTTCCGCCGAACTTCTACGCCGAGATGGGGCTCGACACCGTGGTGTCGCCCCTGCGCCTGCGCGGCATGGGAGCCATCCTCGCCCGGCTCCAGCGGCAGGTCCGCGAGCAGTCGACCTCCCCCGATCCCGAGTCCTGACCGACATGCTGCTGCACGCCCATTCCGGAGTCCGATACCTCGCCCTGCTCCTCGGCCTGCTCGCGCTCGTCTACGCGTTGTGGGGTGTGGTGGGCAGCCGTCCCTACGACCAGAAGATGCGGCGGCTGGCCGGGTTCTTCGCGGTCACGCTGCAGATCAACATCCTGCTCGGACTGACCATGATCATCCTGGGCCGCGGGTTCTACCCGCAGCTCGGCATCCACATCCTGCTCATGGTCGGGGCCGCGGTCGTCGCGCAGATCGTGCCCTCCGTGATGCGTCGCCGCCCGATCGAGGAGCGCACCTGGATGCCCCACCTCGTCAGCGTGGCGGTGGCGTTGGGCCTGGTGGTGGCCGGCATCCTCGCGATTCCCGGAGCCAGCGTCTTCGGAACCCGTGGCTGAGGCCGTTTGACGCCCTCCCACCGGCAGCGGAGAATGTCGGGCATGGCCCACGACCTCGCACCGCTCGACACCCGGATCACCCCCTTCGCGAACGCCTCCACCGGCCCCGGCCCCTCCGACCTCGGAGTGGTCATGGGGGGCGGGGGCGCGCGAGCGGCCTACCAGGTCGGGTTTCTACGCGCCATAGCGCGACGGTACCCGAATCTGGAGATCCCCTACATCACCGGGGTGTCGGCGGGCGCGATCAACGCCGCGCACCTCGGCGCGCATCACGGGTCGTTCCGTCAGGCGGTCGAGGAGCTCACCCGTCTCTGGGCCGATCTGCACGTCGAGAACGTCTTCCGCACCGACAGCATGTCGCTCGGGCGACAGGTGTTCGGCACCCTGCGCGGGCTCGCGTCGGGCGGCCACACCGAGAGCGACCAGCTGCGGGGCCTGGTCGACACGGAGCCACTGCGCGGCTTCCTCTCCGAGGCGCTGCACACGGTGCGCGGCGAGATCACCGGGGTGAACTACAACCTGGCCCGGGGACGACTGAAGGCGCTCGCCCTGAGCACCTCGTCGTACACCACCGGGCAGTCGGTCACCTGGGTGCAGGGCAAGGGCATCGGGGAGTGGGAGCGACCCACCCGGCGCTCGCGCAACACCACCCTGACCGTCGACCACGTGATGGCGTCCGCCGCGCTGCCGCTCTTCTTTCCCGCGGTGGCGCTCTCCGACGGATGGTACGGCGACGGGGGGATCCGGCTCACCGCTCCCCTCTCCCCGGCCCTGCACCTGGGCGCGAGGCGGGTACTCGCCATCTCCACCCGCTACGCGCGCTCCGTGGAAGAGGCCGACCGACCGGCGGTGCACGGCTATCCGCCTCCGGCGCAGATCCTGGGCGTGCTCATGAACGCCATCTTCCTCGACCTGATGGACCAGGACGCCATGCGGCTGGAGCGCCTGAATCGACTGCTGGAGCGACTGAAGCCGTCGGAGCGCCTGGGCATGCGGCCGGTGAAACTCATGGTGCTGCGGCCGTCGGTCGACCTCGGGCGCCTCGCCGGGCGCTACGAGCCGCGCCTGCCCCGAGTGTTCCGCTTTCTCACCCGCGGGTTGGGCACGCGCGCCACCGAGAGCCCGGACTTCCTCTCGCTGATTCTCTTTCAGCCCGACTACCTCCGCGCACTCATGGAAACGGGGGAGCGCGACGCCGAGATGCGGGCCGACGAACTGGACGCGTTTCTGGCCGAAGAGGACTGACCCCCTTGGCCGATGGGCCGAGAAAGGCCGATCTTGAAGAATCGAGACACCAGCGGCACAAGCGGAGAGACTCCATGTCGAAGCAGGCCCCCCTCGCCACAGAACTCGAGGCCCGCGAAGTCGCGGAGGCCGCCCGGGAAGAGCAGTGGGAGCGGCGATCGTTCTCCAAGCGTCTCTTCGACGGGCGACTCGCGCTCGACCTGATCCACCCGCACCCCGAGCCCGACCCGGAAGAAGAGAAGCGGGCCGCTCCCTTTCTCGAAGAGCTCTACGCCTTCGCGCGGGACCACATCGACGGCGACGCCATCGACCGCGACGGGTGGGTCCCGGACGAGGTGCTGAAGGGGCTCGCCGAACTGGGCGCGTTCGGGATCAAGATCCCCCGTGAGTACGGCGGCCTCGGCCTCTCGCAGGTGTCGTACAACCGCGCCCTCTCGATCGTGGCGTCCCGCTGTTCGGCCACCGGAGCCTTCCTCTCGGCCCACCAGTCGATCGGCGTGCCGGGCCCGCTCCTCATGTTCGGCACCGACGAGCAGAAGAAGCGACTCCTTCCGAGGCTCGCCACCGGTGCGCTCTCGGCCTTCGCCCTCACCGAGCCCGACGCCGGATCCGACCCCGCCAACCTCTCCACCGCCGCCACCCTCTCCGACGACGGGGACCACTGGGTGCTGAACGGTGAGAAGCTCTGGTGCACGAACGGCCCCCGCGCCGACATCATCATCGTGATGGCCCGCACCCCCGCCCGCGAGGGCGTGCGCGGCAAGCGGCCGGTCACCGCCTTCATCGTGGAGACCGACAGCCCGGGCGTGAGCGTCGTGCACACCTCGTCGTTCATGGGCCTCAAAGGCCTCTCGAACGGCGTGCTGCGCTTCGAGAACGTGAAGGTGCCGAAGGAGAATCTGCTCTGGGGCGAGGGCAAGGGCCTCAAGCTCGCGCTCATCACCCTCAACGTGGGACGTCTCTCGCTCCCCGCCTTCTGTTCGGCGGCGGCCAAGGCCTCGCTGGAGATCTGCCGGGAGTGGTCGAACGAGCGCGTGCAGTGGGGTCAGCCGATCGGGCGCCACGAGGCGATCTCGCAGATGCTCGGGTCGATGGCCGCCGACACCTTCGCGATGGACTCGGTGGTGTCGCTCACCTCGTCGATGGCCGACACCAAGCAGTTCGACATCCGGCTCGAGGCGGCGTTCGCCAAGATGTGGAACTCCGAGAAGGCCTGGGAGACGGCGAACGACGCGCTTCAGATCCGCGCGGGTCGGGGGTACGAGACCCACGACTCGCTCGAGGCGCGGGGCGAGAAGCCCTACCCCGTCGAGCGCATGGTTCGCGACCTGCGCATCAACCTGATCTTCGAGGGGTCGTCGGAGATCATGCGGCTCTTCATCGCCCGCGAGGCGGTCGACGATCACCTGCGGGTAGCCGGCGACCTCATCGATCCCCGCGCCTCCACCGGCCGCCGGGTCGCCGCGCTCTTCAAGGCGGCGCTCCACTACGCCTGGTGGTTCCCCACCCGCTTCCTGGGGTGGGGGCACTGGCCGCGCTTCTCCGAGTTCGGTCCGCTGGCCACCCACCTTCGCTTCATCGACCGCAACGCGCGCAGGCTCGCCCGCTCCACCTTCTACACGATGGTCCGGTTCGGCCCCTCGCTCGACAAGCGCCAGGCGGTGCTGGGTCGCATCGTGGATGTGGGCGCCGAGCTCTTCGTGATGACGGCCGCCTGCGTGCGGGCCCACCAGCTCACGCGGAAGAATCCGTCCGACACCTCTCCCACGACCCTCGCGGACCTCTTCTGCCGCCAGGCGCGTCGGCGGGTGGAGGATCACTTCGACAACCTCTTCGACAACGACGACGCGGCCACCAACGTGGTGGCCCGTCAGACGATGGAGGGTCGCTTCGCCTGGCTCGAGGAGGGCATCGTGAGCGTGCGCGAGGGGTACTCGAAGGGCTGACGACGGGTTCCGGCGACGCGGGTCACAACCACCCGCGCCGCCGGAACCACATCACCATTCCGCCGGCCACGGCGAGCATGGCCACCCACAGCACGGGGTAGGCCCAGGGCAGGTGCAGTTCGGGCATGTGCTCGAAGTTCATGCCGTAGATGCCCGCCATGAAGGTGAGCGGAATGAAGATGCTCGCCATGATCGTGAGCACCTTCATCACCTCGTTGGTGCGGTGGGCCACGGTGGAGAGGTACAGATCGATGGCTCCCGACACCACGTCGCGGAGCGCTTCCACCGTTTCGATCACCTGCATCGCGTGGTCGTAGACGTCGCGAAAGAACACCCGCGTCTCGTCGGTCACGTGGGTCGACTCTCCCTCGACCAGCCCGTCGAGCAGATCGCGCACCGGCCACACGGCCCGCCGCAGCACCACGAGTTCGCGCTTGAGCTGGTGGAGGCGGGGCATCATGTCCGGCCCGGGGTCGTCGAGCGCCTCCAGTTCGAGTTCCTCCGTGCGGTCGCCCACCTTTTCCAGCACCTCGAAGTAGCGGTCGACCACGGCGTCGATCAGGGCGTAGGCCAGGTAGTCCGCGCCGCGCGCCCGAATGCGACCCTTCTCGGCCCGCAGCCGTTCGCGCACGGGTTCGAACACGTCGCCCTCGCGCTCCTGGAAGGTCACCACCCAGTGGGGCCCCACCACGAGAGACAGCTGCTCGTCCTGCACGATGCCGCGCTCGACGTCCCAGGTGAGCATGGGGAGCACGATGTAGTCGTAGTCGTCGTACTCCTCGTGCTTCGGCCGCTGCCCCACATGCACGAGGTCTTCGAGCACGAGGGGGTGGAGGCGGAACTGCTCGCCGAAGCGCGAGATCAGGTCGAGGTCGTGGAGACCGTCGACGTTGATCCAGCTCGTGGTCGCCGTATCCCGGAGCGCCCACAGTTCCTCGGGCATCGCGACCTCGGCCTCGCGGAGTCCCGAGGGATCGTAGTCGAGCACCCGCAGGCGAACCCGGTCCATCTTCTTCTCGCCGGTGTGAACCAGCGTGCCCGGCATCGACCCCGCCCGCTTCACCTGGCGCCGCACGAACCGACCCATCACGCGAAGGGTGTGGAGCGGGTTCGGCACTTCGATCGTATCGCGGCGGCTCACGG contains the following coding sequences:
- a CDS encoding cytochrome c peroxidase gives rise to the protein MHRSIRVAVTAALAAGVGLLGCSGSTDPGDEPADDLRARVLAAGLTPLPEAPIYPVENPYVESRAELGRLLFFDPILSGPMDVACSTCHLPRLGFGDGRQFAAGAGATGLGPERTEPGPWPLRPMPRNSPTVFNIGHYGRGNATPTSNGTMFWSGSAFGLEDQVLNPIAADNELRGTTYAKPVAVDSVLLRLRAVPGYLDRFRTAFPEVVAASGEAPENVVTHATLRLALAAYLRELRTPRAPFDLWLAGDDRALSDRQKAGLELFVGDAGCAACHTGPLLSDFSMHVIGARQEGLGRDTTRGDDLGWGEHGGTPYSFRTPPLRQVGATAPYFHAGTAATLLDVVRFKNAGVSAHASVAADRLSPRVRPLGLTDSELDDLVAFLMALTDSVTVLEPLFQAPASVPSGLEVPR
- a CDS encoding carboxypeptidase regulatory-like domain-containing protein, translating into MDRRRVWRGALLLLGAWAMVGCEDRVTGTAPALSPGLLEGTVARQKTAVGVEGAVLVLSDSSGARAAALSDAEGRFRFPEVPSGDYEVRLVAPAVAGIDPLFEVLEPEVHEVRLGSDPVDLVFAVVGLVPARITGVVRCEGTPVEGLEVRVAGGEVDRTTATDAGGMYTALDLEPGVYAVLPLDPPCALSPSTEVVRVRPGEFVDLDFGG
- a CDS encoding sulfurtransferase, which codes for MAQPFAQYARPESLVSTDWLAERLDAPDLVIVESDEDVLLYDTGHIPGAVKIDWHMDLNDPLTRDYLDAEAFAELMASKGIGRDTTVVFYGDNFNWWAAYALWVFTLFGHPDVRLLDGGRKKWVAEGRPLTTDVPERPRSEYPVVERRDEPIRAFRDDVMGHVEGGGALVDVRSPQEFSGELLHMPDYPQEGSLRGGHIPGANNVPWKRAANDDGTFRSAEELKAIYQGELGLSPGYPVVAYCRIGERSSHTWFVLRHLLGFDDVRNYDGSWTEWGNLVRAPIER
- a CDS encoding SufE family protein produces the protein MPLPDPLTTVVRRFRTAPKDLRVQALLQYARRVPPLPERFAADRSALEQVHECQTPFFLATEVDDDGRVHLFFDAPAEAPTVRGFAGILREGLEGQHRDDVLAVPPNFYAEMGLDTVVSPLRLRGMGAILARLQRQVREQSTSPDPES
- a CDS encoding patatin-like phospholipase family protein, with translation MAHDLAPLDTRITPFANASTGPGPSDLGVVMGGGGARAAYQVGFLRAIARRYPNLEIPYITGVSAGAINAAHLGAHHGSFRQAVEELTRLWADLHVENVFRTDSMSLGRQVFGTLRGLASGGHTESDQLRGLVDTEPLRGFLSEALHTVRGEITGVNYNLARGRLKALALSTSSYTTGQSVTWVQGKGIGEWERPTRRSRNTTLTVDHVMASAALPLFFPAVALSDGWYGDGGIRLTAPLSPALHLGARRVLAISTRYARSVEEADRPAVHGYPPPAQILGVLMNAIFLDLMDQDAMRLERLNRLLERLKPSERLGMRPVKLMVLRPSVDLGRLAGRYEPRLPRVFRFLTRGLGTRATESPDFLSLILFQPDYLRALMETGERDAEMRADELDAFLAEED
- a CDS encoding acyl-CoA dehydrogenase family protein, whose product is MSKQAPLATELEAREVAEAAREEQWERRSFSKRLFDGRLALDLIHPHPEPDPEEEKRAAPFLEELYAFARDHIDGDAIDRDGWVPDEVLKGLAELGAFGIKIPREYGGLGLSQVSYNRALSIVASRCSATGAFLSAHQSIGVPGPLLMFGTDEQKKRLLPRLATGALSAFALTEPDAGSDPANLSTAATLSDDGDHWVLNGEKLWCTNGPRADIIIVMARTPAREGVRGKRPVTAFIVETDSPGVSVVHTSSFMGLKGLSNGVLRFENVKVPKENLLWGEGKGLKLALITLNVGRLSLPAFCSAAAKASLEICREWSNERVQWGQPIGRHEAISQMLGSMAADTFAMDSVVSLTSSMADTKQFDIRLEAAFAKMWNSEKAWETANDALQIRAGRGYETHDSLEARGEKPYPVERMVRDLRINLIFEGSSEIMRLFIAREAVDDHLRVAGDLIDPRASTGRRVAALFKAALHYAWWFPTRFLGWGHWPRFSEFGPLATHLRFIDRNARRLARSTFYTMVRFGPSLDKRQAVLGRIVDVGAELFVMTAACVRAHQLTRKNPSDTSPTTLADLFCRQARRRVEDHFDNLFDNDDAATNVVARQTMEGRFAWLEEGIVSVREGYSKG
- the corA gene encoding magnesium/cobalt transporter CorA, whose protein sequence is MSRRDTIEVPNPLHTLRVMGRFVRRQVKRAGSMPGTLVHTGEKKMDRVRLRVLDYDPSGLREAEVAMPEELWALRDTATTSWINVDGLHDLDLISRFGEQFRLHPLVLEDLVHVGQRPKHEEYDDYDYIVLPMLTWDVERGIVQDEQLSLVVGPHWVVTFQEREGDVFEPVRERLRAEKGRIRARGADYLAYALIDAVVDRYFEVLEKVGDRTEELELEALDDPGPDMMPRLHQLKRELVVLRRAVWPVRDLLDGLVEGESTHVTDETRVFFRDVYDHAMQVIETVEALRDVVSGAIDLYLSTVAHRTNEVMKVLTIMASIFIPLTFMAGIYGMNFEHMPELHLPWAYPVLWVAMLAVAGGMVMWFRRRGWL